A window of Mus pahari chromosome 7, PAHARI_EIJ_v1.1, whole genome shotgun sequence contains these coding sequences:
- the Rpl10l gene encoding 60S ribosomal protein L10-like isoform X1, which translates to MGRRPARCYRYCKNKPYPKSRFCRGVPDAKIRIFDLGRKKAKVDEFPLCGHMVSDEYEQLSSEALEAARICANKYMVKSCGKDGFHIRVRLHPFHVIRINKMLSCAGADRLQTGMRGAFGKPQGTVARVHIGQVIMSIRTKLQNKEHVIEALRRAKFKFPGRQKIHISKKWGFTKFNADEFEDKVAAKRLIPDGCGVKYIPERGPLDKWRALHS; encoded by the coding sequence ATGGGTCGCCGCCCGGCTCGCTGTTACCGGTACTGTAAGAACAAGCCGTACCCAAAGTCCCGTTTCTGCCGAGGGGTCCCCGACGCGAAGATCCGCATCTTTGACCTGGGCCGGAAGAAGGCGAAGGTGGACGAGTTTCCACTCTGCGGCCACATGGTGTCGGACGAGTACGAGCAGCTCTCCTCGGAGGCCCTGGAGGCCGCTCGCATCTGCGCCAACAAGTACATGGTGAAGAGCTGTGGCAAGGACGGCTTCCACATCCGCGTGCGGCTGCACCCCTTCCACGTCATCCGCATCAACAAGATGCTGTCGTGCGCGGGCGCCGACCGGCTGCAGACGGGCATGCGAGGCGCCTTCGGGAAACCGCAAGGTACGGTGGCCAGGGTCCACATCGGCCAGGTCATCATGTCCATCCGCACCAAGCTGCAGAACAAGGAGCACGTGATCGAGGCCCTACGCCGAGCCAAGTTCAAGTTCCCCGGCCGCCAGAAGATCCACATCTCCAAGAAGTGGGGCTTTACCAAGTTCAACGCCGATGAATTTGAAGACAAGGTGGCGGCCAAGCGCCTCATCCCTGATGGCTGTGGAGTCAAATACATCCCCGAACGCGGTCCTCTGGACAAGTGGCGAGCCCTGCATTCCTGA
- the Rpl10l gene encoding 60S ribosomal protein L10-like isoform X2, translated as MGRRPARCYRYCKNKPYPKSRFCRGVPDALEAARICANKYMVKSCGKDGFHIRVRLHPFHVIRINKMLSCAGADRLQTGMRGAFGKPQGTVARVHIGQVIMSIRTKLQNKEHVIEALRRAKFKFPGRQKIHISKKWGFTKFNADEFEDKVAAKRLIPDGCGVKYIPERGPLDKWRALHS; from the exons ATGGGTCGCCGCCCGGCTCGCTGTTACCGGTACTGTAAGAACAAGCCGTACCCAAAGTCCCGTTTCTGCCGAGGGGTCCCCGAC GCCCTGGAGGCCGCTCGCATCTGCGCCAACAAGTACATGGTGAAGAGCTGTGGCAAGGACGGCTTCCACATCCGCGTGCGGCTGCACCCCTTCCACGTCATCCGCATCAACAAGATGCTGTCGTGCGCGGGCGCCGACCGGCTGCAGACGGGCATGCGAGGCGCCTTCGGGAAACCGCAAGGTACGGTGGCCAGGGTCCACATCGGCCAGGTCATCATGTCCATCCGCACCAAGCTGCAGAACAAGGAGCACGTGATCGAGGCCCTACGCCGAGCCAAGTTCAAGTTCCCCGGCCGCCAGAAGATCCACATCTCCAAGAAGTGGGGCTTTACCAAGTTCAACGCCGATGAATTTGAAGACAAGGTGGCGGCCAAGCGCCTCATCCCTGATGGCTGTGGAGTCAAATACATCCCCGAACGCGGTCCTCTGGACAAGTGGCGAGCCCTGCATTCCTGA